Proteins encoded in a region of the Streptomyces sp. NBC_00258 genome:
- a CDS encoding DMT family transporter: MSAATEPRTPSAPPALSASSSPSTPPAAGPQASLHTTPPRPRRALDWRLRFAVLSLIWGFSFLLIKVGTNGYAPFQVTFGRLLFGTLVLAVAIAWKRDRLPRGARTWGHLAVSALLLNALPFSLFAYSELTIPSTLAGICNATSPLWGMALSLVALSEDRPTRRRVAGLGIGFLGVLTVLGAWQGFNGLDAAGTTMALLASLSYPIGWIYIRRTLAGSSHSNLSLTGAQLLLATAQLAVVTPLFTSLPTHFPLIPLLAIIALGTLGTGLALLIQYGLVAEVGPTTAQMVTYFIPVIATAAGVAILGESLAWSTPVGAVIVLAGAALTQSRPTRPAGPKS; the protein is encoded by the coding sequence ATGAGCGCCGCGACCGAGCCCCGTACGCCTTCAGCCCCTCCTGCCCTCTCGGCTTCCTCCTCCCCCTCCACCCCTCCGGCCGCCGGCCCTCAGGCCTCGCTCCACACCACCCCTCCTCGCCCCCGCCGAGCCCTCGACTGGCGCCTCCGCTTCGCCGTTCTGTCTCTGATCTGGGGCTTCAGCTTCCTCCTCATCAAGGTCGGCACGAATGGCTACGCCCCCTTCCAAGTGACGTTCGGCCGCCTGCTGTTCGGCACGTTGGTGCTCGCGGTCGCAATCGCCTGGAAGCGGGACCGGCTACCACGCGGAGCGCGCACCTGGGGGCACTTGGCAGTCTCGGCCCTGCTCCTCAACGCCCTGCCGTTCTCCCTGTTCGCGTATTCCGAGCTGACGATTCCGTCCACGCTGGCGGGGATCTGCAACGCGACCTCACCCTTGTGGGGCATGGCCCTCTCGCTGGTCGCCCTCTCCGAGGACCGGCCCACCCGCCGCCGGGTCGCGGGCCTCGGCATCGGTTTCCTCGGCGTACTGACGGTGCTCGGTGCCTGGCAGGGGTTCAACGGCCTGGACGCCGCGGGCACCACGATGGCCCTGCTGGCGTCGCTCAGTTACCCGATCGGCTGGATCTACATCCGCCGCACGCTGGCCGGCTCCAGCCACTCCAACCTCTCGCTGACCGGCGCCCAACTCCTGCTCGCGACGGCCCAACTGGCAGTCGTCACCCCGCTGTTCACTTCACTGCCGACCCACTTCCCGCTCATACCCCTGCTCGCGATCATCGCGCTGGGCACGCTCGGTACGGGTCTCGCCCTTCTCATCCAGTACGGCCTGGTCGCCGAGGTCGGCCCGACGACGGCCCAGATGGTCACGTACTTCATCCCGGTCATCGCCACCGCCGCGGGCGTCGCGATCCTCGGCGAGTCGCTGGCCTGGTCGACACCGGTGGGCGCGGTCATCGTGCTGGCGGGCGCGGCACTCACCCAGTCCAGGCCCACCAGGCCCGCCGGACCCAAGTCCTGA
- a CDS encoding DMT family transporter, translated as MSHAVSGLPIGRGLLYLTVAGAAWGTAGAVASLVYRASDMGPVALSFWRCAGGLALLLAVRSLRRRPRPTARPLLRTRLLRTGATGVGLAVFQTAYFAAVEATGLAVATVVTLGAGPVLIALGARLTMGERLGRAGYAAVAGALAGLAVLVLGSGDASVRPSGVALAVVSAAGYSVMTLLTRWWGRDGGTDVSSTTVGAFAVTTLCLLPFGLVEGLVPHTAEPARVIVLVVFIAAVPTALAYALYFAGAAVVRSATVSVIMLLEPVSAAVLAVGLLGERLTAATVAGTLLMLGSVAGLALAEARGAGTARRAPEEEPALL; from the coding sequence GTGTCGCATGCTGTTTCCGGCCTGCCCATCGGGCGAGGCCTCCTCTATCTGACCGTCGCCGGCGCCGCCTGGGGCACCGCTGGCGCGGTCGCCTCACTCGTCTACCGCGCCAGCGACATGGGCCCCGTCGCCCTGTCCTTCTGGCGCTGCGCCGGCGGCCTCGCCCTGCTGCTCGCCGTCCGGTCGCTCCGGCGCCGACCACGCCCCACCGCACGCCCCCTCCTTCGTACGAGGCTGCTGCGGACCGGCGCCACGGGCGTGGGGCTCGCGGTCTTCCAGACCGCGTACTTCGCCGCCGTCGAGGCCACCGGACTCGCCGTGGCCACCGTCGTCACCCTCGGCGCCGGTCCCGTGCTCATCGCGCTGGGAGCGCGACTGACCATGGGTGAACGGCTGGGGCGCGCCGGATACGCCGCCGTCGCCGGGGCGCTCGCCGGGCTCGCGGTGCTCGTGCTGGGCAGCGGTGATGCGTCGGTCCGGCCGTCGGGCGTCGCTCTCGCGGTCGTGTCCGCCGCCGGGTACTCGGTGATGACGCTGCTGACCCGCTGGTGGGGGCGCGACGGCGGCACCGACGTGTCCTCGACCACCGTGGGGGCGTTCGCCGTCACGACTCTGTGCCTGCTGCCGTTCGGGCTCGTGGAGGGGCTGGTTCCGCACACCGCCGAACCCGCCCGGGTCATCGTGCTGGTGGTGTTCATCGCCGCGGTTCCGACGGCCCTCGCCTACGCCCTGTACTTCGCGGGCGCGGCCGTCGTCCGCTCGGCCACCGTCTCCGTGATCATGCTGCTCGAACCGGTGAGCGCGGCGGTCCTGGCCGTCGGACTGCTCGGCGAACGGCTCACCGCGGCCACGGTGGCGGGCACGCTGTTGATGCTCGGGTCGGTGGCCGGGCTCGCGCTCGCGGAAGCGCGGGGTGCGGGGACCGCGAGGCGTGCTCCCGAGGAGGAGCCGGCACTGCTCTGA
- a CDS encoding pyridoxamine 5'-phosphate oxidase family protein yields MTETAAPHPATYTPTDRTVPTRSRERAAYDHEMVHSILDEGYVCHLGFVRDGAPVVLPTLYGRVGERLYVHGSTGSRPLRMAGQADPGLPVCVTVTHVDGLVLARSAFHHSMNYRSVVVHGVAHQVTDPDEKREALDALVDHVVPGRSYDSRPANAKELAATAVLRLDLAEVSAKLRTGGPNDEPEDLGLPHWTGVLPLRKGYGAPVPAADLAPGIEVPDYLAVL; encoded by the coding sequence ATGACGGAGACGGCCGCCCCGCACCCCGCCACCTACACCCCGACCGACCGCACCGTCCCCACCCGCTCCAGGGAGCGCGCCGCGTACGACCACGAGATGGTGCACTCGATCCTCGACGAGGGGTACGTCTGCCATCTGGGCTTCGTCCGCGACGGGGCACCCGTCGTGCTGCCCACGCTGTACGGGCGGGTCGGTGAGCGCCTCTATGTGCACGGTTCGACGGGTTCGCGCCCGCTGCGGATGGCGGGGCAGGCCGACCCGGGTCTGCCGGTGTGCGTCACCGTCACGCATGTCGACGGGCTCGTGCTGGCCCGCTCGGCCTTCCACCACTCGATGAACTACCGCTCCGTGGTGGTGCACGGCGTCGCCCACCAGGTGACGGACCCCGACGAGAAGCGGGAGGCCCTGGACGCGCTGGTGGACCACGTGGTGCCGGGCCGCTCCTACGACTCCCGGCCCGCCAACGCCAAGGAGCTGGCCGCCACCGCCGTGCTCCGCCTGGACCTCGCCGAGGTCTCGGCCAAGCTGCGCACCGGCGGTCCGAACGACGAGCCCGAGGACCTCGGCCTGCCGCACTGGACCGGAGTGCTCCCGCTCCGCAAGGGATACGGCGCCCCGGTCCCCGCCGCCGACCTGGCCCCCGGGATCGAGGTCCCCGACTACCTGGCGGTCCTCTGA
- a CDS encoding FMN-binding negative transcriptional regulator, translated as MLIHPWDAPHDDAEWQQWLAAHDFGQLSVNGLPGEPPHVQPMHFLHEAEPGPYGLVLAHLARPNPVWPALEANPVVTLSVVDDYVYVPGPWQAPPDSPPEHGTPTSFYAAVQLRCTAHVVDDPEEKAELINRQLGHFQPEGGSARATVGEAPFGRLLSGIRGLRLEVTNVRAKFKYANHRPEEIQNRVVAELTTRGGPGDTAAREHLLRRRSG; from the coding sequence ATGCTCATACACCCCTGGGACGCGCCCCACGACGACGCCGAGTGGCAACAGTGGCTGGCCGCCCACGACTTCGGCCAGCTCTCCGTGAACGGCCTGCCCGGCGAACCGCCGCACGTCCAGCCGATGCACTTCCTCCACGAGGCCGAGCCCGGACCGTACGGACTGGTCCTCGCCCACCTGGCCCGCCCGAACCCGGTGTGGCCGGCGCTCGAGGCGAACCCGGTCGTGACCCTGAGCGTGGTCGACGACTACGTGTACGTGCCCGGCCCCTGGCAGGCTCCGCCGGACTCCCCGCCCGAGCACGGCACTCCGACGAGCTTCTACGCGGCGGTCCAACTCCGGTGCACCGCCCATGTGGTGGACGACCCGGAGGAGAAGGCCGAGCTCATCAACCGCCAGCTGGGCCACTTCCAGCCCGAGGGCGGTTCGGCCCGTGCGACGGTCGGCGAGGCCCCGTTCGGCCGTCTCCTCTCCGGGATCCGCGGCCTGCGGCTCGAAGTGACGAACGTACGGGCGAAGTTCAAGTACGCGAATCACCGGCCGGAGGAAATCCAGAACCGTGTTGTGGCCGAACTGACCACAAGAGGTGGTCCGGGTGACACGGCGGCGCGGGAACACCTGCTGCGGCGACGCAGCGGGTGA
- a CDS encoding aminotransferase class I/II-fold pyridoxal phosphate-dependent enzyme encodes MLEEYRIEGGRAAEIAASVERAVGSGQLEPGQLLPPMRELAGRLGVNPNTVAAAYRTLRERGVIETAGRRGSRVRSKPVTTAREISRLDVPPGVRNLSDGNPDPALLPTLADAFAAAAAHADREPVLYGEAAVEPELARLARADLDADGVPDGPVVVTSGSLDAIERVLAVHLRPGDAVAHEDPGWRSVLDLIPALGLRAVPVGVDEEGPLPDDVRAALKGGARALIVTDRAQNPTGAAVSATRARALRSVLAEYPETLLVEDDHGHRIVDLPLHPLAGVTRHWAFMRSVAKAYGPDLRLAVLTGDPVTMDRVQGRQRLGPGWVSRLLQRAVAGLWADGAVDARAVAAAYGRRRDALIGALAERGVEAYGRSGMNVWVPVPDETGAVARLLHAGWAVAPGARFRMNAPPGLRITVSTLTPDEVGVVADAVAAAVGSAPERRYV; translated from the coding sequence GTGCTAGAAGAGTATCGGATCGAAGGTGGACGCGCAGCTGAGATTGCGGCCAGCGTCGAGCGTGCGGTGGGTTCGGGGCAGCTTGAGCCCGGTCAACTGCTGCCGCCGATGCGGGAGTTGGCGGGCCGGCTCGGGGTGAATCCCAATACCGTCGCGGCCGCCTATCGCACCCTGCGTGAGCGCGGGGTGATCGAGACGGCGGGCCGCCGCGGCAGTCGCGTGCGGTCCAAGCCGGTGACGACCGCTCGGGAGATCTCCCGCCTGGACGTGCCGCCCGGGGTACGGAATCTGTCCGACGGCAATCCGGATCCGGCCCTGCTGCCCACGCTCGCCGACGCCTTCGCGGCGGCCGCGGCCCACGCGGACCGGGAGCCGGTGCTCTACGGAGAGGCCGCCGTGGAGCCGGAGTTGGCGCGCCTCGCACGTGCGGACCTGGACGCGGACGGAGTGCCGGACGGGCCGGTCGTAGTCACCTCGGGCTCGCTCGACGCCATCGAGCGCGTGCTGGCCGTGCACCTCAGGCCCGGTGACGCCGTCGCCCACGAGGATCCGGGCTGGCGCAGTGTGCTCGATCTGATCCCGGCGCTCGGGCTGCGGGCGGTTCCGGTCGGTGTCGACGAGGAGGGGCCGCTGCCCGACGACGTGCGAGCGGCGCTGAAGGGTGGGGCGCGGGCCCTGATCGTCACCGACCGCGCGCAGAACCCGACCGGGGCCGCGGTGAGCGCCACGCGCGCGCGTGCCCTGCGTTCCGTGCTGGCCGAGTACCCGGAGACCCTGCTCGTCGAGGACGACCACGGGCATCGCATCGTCGACCTGCCCCTGCATCCGCTGGCCGGTGTGACCCGGCACTGGGCGTTCATGCGCTCGGTCGCCAAGGCGTACGGGCCCGATCTGCGGCTTGCCGTGCTCACCGGCGACCCCGTCACCATGGACCGTGTCCAGGGGCGGCAGCGGTTGGGGCCGGGATGGGTGAGCCGGTTGCTGCAACGGGCGGTTGCGGGGCTGTGGGCCGACGGTGCGGTGGACGCGCGGGCCGTGGCGGCGGCGTACGGGCGGCGGCGGGACGCGTTGATCGGCGCGCTCGCGGAGCGGGGCGTCGAGGCGTACGGACGCAGCGGGATGAACGTGTGGGTGCCCGTGCCGGACGAGACCGGGGCCGTCGCGCGGCTGCTGCACGCGGGCTGGGCCGTCGCGCCGGGGGCCCGCTTCCGGATGAACGCGCCGCCAGGGCTGCGGATCACCGTCTCGACCCTCACGCCGGACGAGGTCGGGGTGGTGGCGGACGCGGTCGCCGCCGCGGTCGGGTCGGCACCCGAGCGTCGCTACGTCTGA
- a CDS encoding EamA family transporter, with the protein MPVHTSESSQGNRGRGFGLGLALASAVAFGGSGVAAKPLIEVGLDPLDVVWLRVAGAALVMLPLAVRHRGLVRRRPALLAGFGLLAVAGVQAFYFASISRIPVGVALLVEYLAPALVLGWVRFVQRRPVTRAAALGVVLAVGGLACVVEVWSGLSFDVLGLLLALGAACCQVGYFVLSDQGGDAGEQAPDPLGVIAYGLLVGALVLTVVARPWGMDWAVLGGTADMDGTAVAASLLLGWIVLIATVVAYVTGVRSVRRLSPQVAGVVACLEAVIATVLAWVLLGQHLSAPQIIGGAVVLCGAFIAQSSAPAKASQTPVAGGTGDAERELSARGTAV; encoded by the coding sequence GTGCCGGTGCATACGTCTGAGAGCAGTCAGGGCAACCGCGGGAGGGGCTTCGGGCTCGGCCTCGCGCTCGCGTCCGCGGTCGCCTTCGGGGGATCCGGTGTCGCGGCCAAGCCGTTGATCGAGGTGGGGCTCGACCCGCTGGACGTGGTGTGGTTGCGGGTCGCGGGCGCCGCACTGGTGATGCTTCCGCTGGCCGTGCGCCACCGGGGGCTGGTGCGCAGGCGACCCGCGCTGCTCGCCGGATTCGGACTGCTCGCCGTGGCCGGTGTCCAGGCCTTCTACTTCGCCTCGATCTCGCGCATACCCGTCGGCGTCGCGCTGCTCGTCGAGTACCTCGCGCCCGCACTGGTCCTCGGCTGGGTGCGGTTCGTGCAACGGCGGCCGGTGACCCGTGCCGCGGCCCTGGGCGTCGTCCTCGCCGTCGGCGGTCTCGCCTGTGTCGTCGAGGTGTGGTCGGGGCTGAGCTTCGACGTCCTCGGGCTGCTGCTCGCGCTCGGCGCCGCCTGCTGCCAGGTCGGCTACTTCGTCCTGTCCGACCAGGGCGGCGACGCGGGCGAACAGGCTCCGGATCCGCTCGGCGTCATCGCGTACGGACTGCTGGTCGGCGCGCTCGTCCTGACGGTCGTGGCGCGGCCGTGGGGCATGGACTGGGCGGTGCTCGGGGGCACCGCGGACATGGACGGCACGGCGGTCGCGGCCTCCCTGCTGCTGGGCTGGATCGTGCTGATCGCGACCGTCGTCGCCTACGTGACGGGCGTCAGGTCCGTGCGCAGGCTCTCCCCGCAGGTGGCAGGCGTCGTGGCCTGCCTCGAGGCGGTCATCGCGACCGTGCTCGCCTGGGTCCTGCTGGGTCAGCACCTGTCGGCGCCGCAGATCATCGGTGGCGCGGTCGTCCTGTGCGGCGCCTTCATCGCCCAGTCGTCCGCGCCCGCCAAGGCCTCGCAGACACCGGTGGCAGGCGGCACGGGCGACGCCGAAAGGGAGTTGTCGGCGCGAGGCACCGCCGTCTAG
- a CDS encoding Clp protease N-terminal domain-containing protein — MQSRTSHQQAAGHDPARVDIEARLSAELAAVVIGARRRALRDGDRQIDTAHLLHTLLESDPEVRELFESGPQVARLLGYLVQRSIGYGLRWQSSVEDSGAIPVVTEDGWSPVAAGALEVAGERALRRGDERAGAVDLLAAIVAEPESRAVEVLGRAGVDVPVLLARIDTAAGRGIEA; from the coding sequence GTGCAATCCCGTACTTCCCACCAGCAGGCCGCCGGGCACGACCCGGCCCGCGTGGACATCGAGGCCCGGCTCAGCGCGGAGCTGGCGGCGGTGGTCATCGGTGCGCGCAGACGAGCGCTGCGGGACGGGGACCGGCAGATCGACACGGCCCATCTGCTGCACACGCTCCTGGAGTCCGACCCCGAGGTGCGCGAGCTCTTCGAGAGCGGCCCTCAGGTCGCCCGGCTGCTCGGCTACCTCGTGCAGCGCAGCATCGGCTACGGGCTCCGCTGGCAGAGCTCCGTCGAGGACTCCGGTGCCATACCCGTGGTGACCGAGGACGGGTGGTCTCCGGTGGCGGCGGGCGCCCTGGAGGTCGCCGGCGAGCGGGCCCTGCGGCGGGGCGACGAACGCGCGGGCGCGGTCGACCTGCTCGCGGCGATCGTCGCCGAACCCGAGTCGCGGGCGGTGGAGGTACTGGGACGCGCGGGGGTCGACGTACCGGTGCTGCTCGCGCGGATCGACACCGCGGCGGGCCGGGGCATCGAGGCCTGA